One window of the candidate division WOR-3 bacterium genome contains the following:
- a CDS encoding UvrB/UvrC motif-containing protein, producing MLCDDCKKNPASFFYKDVVGGTIRELHLCEDCARKKGIIGDKKLSPQEILQKLLKNSPPDDKQVTCPVCLLNLAEFRKFGRFGCAHCLKVFEPYIKTMIKEVQNSEKHIGKKAQPGGRRAIEIFRLREELRRALEKEAYEDAAKIRDQLRTLGVENV from the coding sequence ATGCTCTGCGATGATTGTAAAAAAAATCCAGCAAGTTTTTTTTATAAGGATGTCGTAGGTGGAACAATCCGGGAATTACACCTCTGTGAAGATTGTGCACGGAAAAAGGGAATCATCGGCGATAAAAAATTATCACCCCAGGAAATCCTACAGAAGTTGCTGAAAAATTCTCCACCCGATGATAAACAGGTAACCTGTCCGGTCTGCCTTTTGAATCTTGCGGAATTCAGAAAATTTGGTCGCTTTGGCTGTGCCCATTGTCTGAAGGTCTTTGAGCCCTATATTAAAACGATGATCAAAGAGGTCCAGAACAGCGAAAAGCACATCGGCAAAAAAGCCCAGCCCGGTGGCCGAAGGGCAATTGAAATCTTCCGCTTACGGGAGGAATTGCGAAGGGCGTTGGAAAAAGAGGCCTATGAAGATGCCGCAAAGATAAGGGATCAATTAAGAACATTGGGTGTGGAAAATGTTTGA